The proteins below are encoded in one region of Pomacea canaliculata isolate SZHN2017 linkage group LG7, ASM307304v1, whole genome shotgun sequence:
- the LOC112569010 gene encoding LOW QUALITY PROTEIN: perivitellin-2 31 kDa subunit-like (The sequence of the model RefSeq protein was modified relative to this genomic sequence to represent the inferred CDS: inserted 1 base in 1 codon), whose protein sequence is MVKKIHFIMERHASIVAFLLAVLALTECQAFTSVKLPRDEHWPYNYVSIGPAGVWAVNRQNKLFYRTGTYGDNANIGSGWQFKRDGVGQVDVGKDKVGFINLSGRSLFRIDGISQANPVGGSPYSWQWWTKYIGMSLREDTRFSSRIENQNKVLXFTFRTCFWASRITNWCYADGSYTETVTTGGSGTWITKSQLKYKSGTFGNPDTEGGDWITVDSGSFQHVSSGSGVVLAVRSNGELVQRTGITCSLPQGSGWSSMLNGMSRVDTYGTVAWAVDTYGDLYFINL, encoded by the exons ATGGTGAAAAAGATACACTTCATCATGGAAAG ACACGCTTCTATAGTGGCTTTTCTTCTAGCTGTTCTGGCGCTGACCGAGTGCCAAGCCTTCACCTCCGTGAAACTGCCGAGGGACGAGCACTGGCCCTACAATTATGTGTCTATTGGACCGGCTGGCGTGTGGGCTGTCAACCGTCAAAACAAACTCTTCTACCGCACGGGAACCTACGGCGACAACGCCAACATAGGCTCTGGGTGGCAGTTCAAGCGGGACGGTGTTGGGCAAGTTGATGTAGGTAAAGACAAAGTAGGCTTTATCAATCTATCGGGGAGATCATTGTTTCGTATTGACGGCATCTCTCAAGCCAATCCTGTCGGCGGTTCCCCTTATAGCTGGCAGTGGTGGACGAAATACATTGGCATGTCTTTAAGAGAAGACACCCGTTTCTCTTCTCGCATCGAAAACCAAAATAAAGTTC ACTTTACATTTCGAACCTGTTTCTGGGCTAGCCGCATAACCAACTGGTGTTACGCTGATGGTAGTTATACCGAAACTGTTACCACTGGTGGCTCCGGTACATGGATCACCAAAAGCCAGTTAAAGTATAAAAGTGGAACCTTCGGCAACCCTGACACCGAGGGAGGAGATTGGATCACTGTCGACTCGGGTTCCTTCCAACATGTCTCATCCGGCAGCGGGGTGGTGCTAGCCGTCCGCTCTAACGGCGAACTGGTGCAGCGCACAGGCATCACGTGCAGCTTGCCGCAGGGCTCCGGCTGGTCCAGCATGTTAAACGGCATGTCTCGAGTGGACACCTATGGGACCGTCGCCTGGGCCGTCGACACTTATGGTGACTTGTACTTCATCAACCTGTAG
- the LOC112569022 gene encoding uncharacterized protein LOC112569022 encodes MRRVYSSSMWLVTWMLQLYLPAANIVTGFKATCVVPPAEPLGNTSLTCHFPEDVSKTKKNFIVDVVPENGRTEVALNCFWVRNEMKCYTKQGYSFDQQVSDRITLHIPQVSPEQYGRYNCFFFNISSVYSEACVLEKTAGLSLKLPFYPGDTVMALEKKQLHIAFYLNGVKDRSPGDDVRVVVNKNDVDTLCDVSFVRTTGHVINRSPVSSCSYNLLLTLASSSA; translated from the exons ATGAGACGTGTCTATTCTTCAAGTATGTGGCTTGTGACCTGGATGTTGCAGCTGTACTTACCAGCCGCAAATATCGTGACAG GATTTAAGGCGACGTGTGTCGTTCCTCCAGCGGAGCCGTTAGGCAACACGTCACTGACCTGCCATTTTCCCGAGGACGTaagcaagacaaagaaaaactttatCGTTGATGTTGTTCCCGAAAACGGAAGGACAG AGGTGGCCTTGAATTGCTTCTGGGTGCGTAACGAGATGAAGTGCTACACGAAGCAGGGTTACAGTTTTGACCAGCAGGTATCTGACCGCATCACCCTACACATTCCTCAGGTGTCACCGGAACAATATGGCCGCTacaactgtttctttttcaacatCAGCTCTGTATACTCAGAGGCCTGCGTACTCGAAAAGACTGCAG GCCTCAGCTTGAAGCTGCCATTCTATCCTGGAGACACTGTCATGGCGCTGGAAAAGAAGCAACTTCACATCGCTTTTTACCTCAACGGTGTTAAAGATCGTAGCCCTGGTGACGACGTACGCGTTGTGGTGAACAAAAATGACGTGGACACATTATGTGACGTCAGCTTTGTGCGGACTACAGGACACGTGATCAACAGAAGCCCAGTGTCCTCTTGTTCATACAACCTGCTCCTGACTTTGGCATCGTCTTCAGCATGA
- the LOC112569011 gene encoding perivitellin-2 31 kDa subunit, producing the protein MVKKIHFVMERHASIVAFLLAVLALTESQAFTSVKLPRDEHWPYNYVSIGPAGVWAVNRQNKLFYRTGTYGDNANIGSGWQFKQDGVGQVDVGKDKVGYINLSGGSLFRIDGISQANPVGGSPKSWEWWTKYIGMSLREDTRFSSRIENQNKVLTFTFRTCFWASRITNWCFADSSYTETVTAGGSGTWITKSQLKYKSGTFGNPDTEGGDWITVDSGSFQHVSSGSGVVLAVRSNGELVKRTGITCSLPQGSGWSSMLNGMSRVDTYGTVAWAVDTYGDLYFINL; encoded by the exons ATGGTGAAAAAGATACACTTCGTCATGGAAAG ACATGCTTCTATAGTGGCTTTTCTTCTAGCTGTTCTGGCGCTGACCGAGTCCCAAGCCTTCACCTCCGTGAAACTGCCGAGGGACGAGCACTGGCCCTACAATTATGTGTCTATTGGACCGGCTGGCGTGTGGGCTGTCAACCGTCAAAACAAACTCTTCTACCGAACGGGAACCTACGGCGACAACGCCAACATTGGCTCTGGATGGCAGTTCAAGCAGGACGGTGTTGGGCAAGTTGATGTAGGTAAAGACAAAGTAGGCTATATCAATCTATCGGGGGGATCACTGTTTCGTATTGACGGCATCTCTCAAGCCAATCCTGTCGGCGGTTCCCCTAAAAGCTGGGAGTGGTGGACGAAATACATTGGCATGTCTCTAAGAGAAGACACACGTTTCTCTTCTCGTATCGAAAACCAAAATAAAGTTCTTACTTTTACATTTCGAACCTGTTTCTGGGCTAGCCGCATAACCAACTGGTGTTTCGCTGATAGTAGTTATACCGAAACTGTTACCGCTGGTGGCTCCGGTACATGGATCACCAAAAGCCAGTTAAAGTATAAAAGTGGAACCTTCGGCAACCCTGACACCGAGGGAGGAGATTGGATCACTGTCGACTCGGGTTCCTTCCAACATGTCTCATCCGGCAGTGGGGTGGTGCTGGCCGTCCGTTCTAACGGTGAACTGGTGAAGCGCACAGGCATCACGTGCAGCTTGCCACAGGGCTCCGGCTGGTCCAGCATGTTAAACGGCATGTCTCGAGTGGACACCTATGGGACCGTCGCCTGGGCCGTCGACACTTATGGTGACTTGTACTTCATCAACCTGTAG